Genomic segment of uncultured Desulfobacter sp.:
GCATATTCGGCTTCGGCCTCTAACAATTTGGCTTTAAAGTCACCGGAATGGGGAAAATAGATCAACATACCAGCCACCAGAATGGCAAACCCAAGCCAGATGGCCCACCAGTCCTCTTTTTTCCACATTTCAGACCATTCCCATCTGCCGACATCTTTTACAACCTGTGAATTATCAGACAAAACATTCTCCTTTTTTTAATACCGTGTTCGTTAATGCGTAAAACCAGTTTCACGCTACGCAGCTTTTGCAATTAAAATGGTTTATTAGCAAAAGATATGCCGCAATCATAAACACAGACAACGCATTGAAATATAAGCAAAAGAAGGGCATGATTGAATTTAAAGTGTAAACTTAAGTTAGCATCTATGGGTTGTCGGGAATACAGTTCATCCCGTCTGTCTTGCTTTTTGGTGTAGAATTCTTTAATTTTTTACAAGAAAATCTGTGTATACGACACGGATCTTTCAACTTTCGTTGTGGGCTGAACCACGAAGCAAACCCAAATCAGCCCATGGTTGTTATTATCCAACGGAGCTGCCGGTCTATGCCCCCCAAACCCGTCAAACAAAGCCACATCAGCCTGCGGCTGAAATTTATCTTCGGGCTGGTTTTTTTTGTTACCGCCCTGGGTTTGTGTATAAGTGTGATCATGTACTTTCATTACAACGCCATCATGCAGTCCGAGATCAGCCAGCGATCAAGGATGCTTTTGGCCCAATCCGATGCCGTCCAAAGCTATGTTAAAAGCGTTTTGCGCCCCCGGATGTTTGACACCCTGCTCAAGGGAGACTTTATCCTCGAAGCCATGTCCTCGTCCTATATCTCACGCCAGATCATGGGGCGCCTGGGCAACGAAGACGCCGAAAACTACCATTACCGAAGGGTATCAAGAAATCCCAGAAATCCGGCGTCCACCCCCGACGAATTTGAAGCAGGCCTCATCCAAACCTTCAACCAGGATAAAACCCTGCGATTCTGGGAGGATACAACCCTTGTCAACGGCCGGGAATACCATCTGGTCGCCCGTCCCGTAACCTATACCCAAAGTTGCCTGCAATGCCACGGAGATCCGGCGGATGCCCCGGAAGAACTCATAGATATCTACGGAAGCACCAGCGGATTTCATTACCAGGAGGGCGAGGTGGGCGGCGTTGTGGTGGCAGGCTTCCCTGTTGAGATGATCAAAAGCCCGGCCAGGGAACTGACCTTGCAGTATCTAAGTCTATATTTACTGGGCATATTTTTCTTTGTGGCCCTGGTCAGTCTCTTTTTTGACAAACTGGTCATGAAAAATCTTAAGATGCTGCCCCGGATCTTTGAAACCCGGTTTTCTGGAGAACGGGAGCTGTCCATCATCAAGGGACTGGGGAGAAAGGACGAAATCGAAGGTCTCATGGAGAGTGTGGATGAACTGGCCGGATGCCTGTCCGAAGCCAGAAACGAGCTTGAAGATTATGCCCAGAATTTGGAAAAAATGGTGGAAGAACGCACCCGTGCCCTGGATGCCAAGGCCACCCGGCACCTGGCAGATATGCGGCTCTTTGTCAGCCTTTTGTCCCGGTTCGCCACCGCCAAAGACAACCGGCAGCTTATCAAGGGGTTGTTGGAGAGTGTCGGTAGCCGATACAACGCAAAGCAGGCGGTTTACTACTGCACGGTGAGTTCAGAAGATTCTTTTGCCTGGAAAGCCTCGGACCGGATCCCTGTGCTCAAGGATGAGATCAAAGATTTATTATGGCAGGACAATGTGCTTTTTACCAATACCCAGCTCTACATTCCGGTCAAGGCCCAGGAGAGCCACTGGGGGATTCTCACCCTGATCTGGGACAAGGCCCCGGCACCCGGGGAGCTGAATACGGATATCCTTTTGGCCCTGGGCCAGCAGATGGCCATTCTCATTGAAAATATTTATGCCTTTTTACACATCCGGTTACAGCACGACATGCTCCAGTTGGTATTTAACGGAATTTCCGATCCCCTGCTGCTCATTGATGAGACCTGCCGCATCATTGTGGCCAACCATGGGGCCAAACGCCTTCTCCCCCAAGAGAACAAAATGGATCAGAGACAAACCCTGCAGCAGTTTTTATGCGCCGGCACGCACAATACCCCCGGAATACTGGACCGGCTTCTCCAAACCCGGCAATCTGTGAAAGATGAAATTCAGACCACCGACAACCGCTATTTTGATGTGGACCTATATCCTTTAGGCGGTCAGGAGGGTTCCACGCGCATGGTTCTCTATGCCCGGGAGATCACCCAGGAAAAAGAGATGCTGGCGCGCATGCAGCAGGCCGAACGCCTTTCTGCCATCGGGAAAATGGCGGCAGGCGTTGCCCATGAGATCAATAACCCGTTAGGGGTAATTCAAATCTATGCCGATCTGGTCAAAGACGCCGTTTCCAATGAAGAAACGGTCCGGGATGTGGAGGTAATCCTTAAACATACCCATACCGCGAAAAAAGTGGTTCAAAACCTTCTGAACCTTTCCAGGCCGCCCCAGACCCTGGCCGGTATCTGCGATCTCAATGCAGTAATCCTTTCGGAAATGGATATGTTTTCAAGCCAGGCAGCAGGCAGAGGGCTTACCATTGAAACAGCCCTGTGCCCGGAACAGGCCCTGGTGGGTTGCGATGCCGCCATCGCAGGCCAGATCCTGACCAACCTCTGGCTCAATGCCATGGATGCCCTCAAAGAGACGGGCAGCAAAATTATGATTGCCACACGAATTGAAACGCCGGGCTGGGTGCGAATGATCATGGCAGATGACGGTTCGGGTATCAGTGATGAGATCCTGCCCGTTATTTTCGATCCGTTTTTCACCACCAAGGAGGTGGGCAAGGGTACAGGCCTTGGCTTATCTGTTATTTACGGATTTATTACCGAGCTCGGGGGCCGGATTAAAGTTGAAAATAAGCCCCTCACCAAATTTTGTTTAGACATTCCCGCTCCCTTGGACACTTCCCCCACGATAGAAACCAATAACCTGCCGTCAGATAAGGATTCATAGATATGACTGCATTTTGCATCCTGGTTGTGGATGATGATGAGGATTTTCTTTCCGGAATTATCCGTCAGCTCAGAAAAAAATTTGACCGTTTTTCCATCAAAGGGGCATCATCGGGGGAGCAGGCACTTACCGTGATCGAAGAGACAGAGGTGGGCGTAATGCTCTCCGACCTTCGCATGCCCGGCATGACCGGCCACGAACTTCTGGAAAAAGCCATTGGGCTCAACCCGTTTTTGTGTGCGGTGATGATCACAGGCTATGCAACGGTGGAGGCGGCGGTTCTTGCATTAAAATCCGGTGCCTGGGATTTTGTGACCAAGCCCCTGGATCAAACCGCCTTATTCCATACCGTGGAAAAAGCGGTGGCTCACTATGAACTGGCCCGGGAGAACAAACGGCTCAAGGCAATGGTGTCCGAACTCTCTCCGAAGCAGGGGCCGGGCTGGGACAGTCCCCGCATGAAACAGCTTGTGGAAAAAATTTCTGCCATCGCCGTGACTGATTATACGGTCCTGATAACAGGAGAATCAGGCGTGGGGAAAGAGTTTATCGCCCGGGAAATTCACCGGCTCTCGGGGCGGGCATCCCAGGCCTGCCACTGCCTCAACTGCCCGGCCATCCCCGAACCCCTTCTGGAAAGCGAGCTGTTCGGCCATGTCAAAGGGGCATTCACCGGGGCGGAACGCAACCGGGAGGGATTCTTTATGGCTGCGGACAAGGGTACCCTGATCATGGATGAGATCGGGGATATTACCCTTCCCATCCAGGCCAAGCTGCTCAAATTCCTCCAGGATAAGGAGGTCAAACCCGTGGGTGCCTCCACCTCCAAAGTCACGGATGTCAGAATCATTGCCCTGACCAACCAGAACCTTGAAAAAAAAATAGCGGGCAACAGTTTCCGCCAGGACCTGTATTACCGGCTGAATGTTCTGTCCCTGAAGGTCCCGCCGTTACGGGAACGCCGGGAAGATATCCCGGTTCTGGCCAGAAAATTCATGAACCGGACCTGCCGTGAGATGAACATTGATCCCATGCAGATCGATCCAGCGGCCCTGGCCTATCTTGCCCGGCAGCCCTGGCCGGGAAATGTGCGGGAACTGTTGAATACCATGCGGCGATTAACGGTGTTCTCCAATGGGAAAACCATTGATCTTAAATTAATTCAGACGGTAAACGATGATCTGGCGGATCCGGCGATAAAATCCCAGGAGGCGGTTAGGGGAATGTGCTATAAAGACGCAAAAAAAGAGGCCATGGATATCTTCTCCCGTGAATATTTAACCTGCCTGTTCAAAGAGACCCGGGGAAATATTTCAGAAGCCTCACGGCGAAGCGGCCTTGAGCGGGCTTCCATTCAAAAAATAATCAAGCGCCTGGATCTGGATATGTCCCGGTTCAGGGAGTAAAAGTCTCCCATTCACTACAACTTAATTTTTTAACAAAAATACAGAACCCCAAGCAATAAGGAGTAACATCTATGGAAATATCAGGTAAAAAAATCGGAAAACTGGCCTTTGAGATCAATCAGGACAGCTACACCTACACCCTGGATGCCCCTGAAAGTGTTGGCGGCGAAGGCAAAGGGCCATCCCCCAAAGGCCTTCTTCTAAGCAGCCTGATCGGATGTACCGGCATTGATGTGGCCATGATCCTGGGTAAAATGCGGGTGGAGGTCCAGGATCTGGAAATCACGGCACAAACCGAACTGACCGACCAACAGCCGTCGGTATTTAAGGAAATCACCCTCTCTTATCACATCACCGGCGATGACAAAGACGCAAAAAAAATCAAACGGGCCGTATCCATGTCCATGGGAACCTACTGCGGGGTCTCTGCCATGCTGGAAAAACACAGCCCCATAACCCCTAAGATCTATCTGAATGGTCAAGAGATTTAGACGATCTGCTCATTTCCATGACAAAAAAATTTTTTAATTTCTTGACTTGATCCGACGGTCCGTAAAATAGTAGTTGGGTACGGGTGTAACAAAATTGCCGGGCAACGGCAAAAAAAGAGAATGAACCAAAGAAAATTACTTAACGAGGCAGTCATGGAAAACAACAAACGGAGGGCCGAAATGAACACGTTGGGAAAACTCATTCTGAAGACCTTATCTGTATCTCTTTTATCCGTATCTTTACTGGCATGTAGTGCCGTACAACACCACAAAACGACCGCAGACCACACCCAAGCACACCCCTTTGCTACATTGCCGGACGGCCTTGCCTTTCCCGAAGGGATTGCCAGAAACCCATCAACCGGCGATATCTATGTGAGTACATTCAGCTTTGCCGGCAACAATACCGTCTTACGCTATGACAAAACCGGAAAACTCTTGGCCCGGATTGATTTTGCCAAAACACCATTGCTTGGATTGGCCTTCAATCCAGCCGATGAAAAGGTTTACATCTGCAATACCGGCGACCTTGTGGGTGACAAATCCAGAATCCAACGCGTTGCCGGTAACTTTTCGGCTGATTCAACGATTGAGGATGTTGCAGCAATTCCTCACATTGGCGCCCCCGGGCCCAGAACCGTAAATAACCCCGATGGCAGTAAAGACACCCTCGACTTTGGCGATAATGCAGCGGCCCCCAATGCCATGGCCTTTAACAAGGCGGGCGAACTGTTTATTTCCGATTCTTTTCAAGGTGCTGTTTTCAAAATTGAAAATGCGGCGAACTGCACGGAACAATGCGCCGTTACAACTGTCATTCACGACAGCTTGCTTGCGACACCGGGATTTCCCCCTTTTGGCGCAAACGGACTGGCGCACTCAACGCCGATGAGTCTAAGCTGTTCATCGCCAATACCGGCGATGACCGTATTTTAAGCCTTGATATGGTCACTGGAGAATTAAGCGTTTTTGCCGAAAGCATCAACGGCGCGGACGGTTTGGCCATGGATGCGCACGGCTACCTGTGGGTCGCAGCCAATCAGGCGGATAAAATTGTAATGCTTGAACCGAGCGAAAAAGTACATGGTAACCTTGGTATGCCCGGACGTGTCAACGAAGATGGCTCCCACAGCGGACTGCTCTTTCCTGCCAGCCTTATTATTGCCGACGAAACAATTTATGTGACAAACCTGGCCTTGTCTTTAACGCCGGCCGAAGGGGATGAAGTTGAAGAAGCGGTAAGCAAATACACGATCAGCACCATTAAAATCCCCACGCACAAATAAACGACAAACACGTTACCAATGCCCGTGCAAACGCCCTCGTCTCATCGCAGACGAGGGCGTTTTTTGCAAATTCAAAGCGATTTAAAATCTTAAAAATACTGTTATAAAACGAGAATATTACTTGACTGCATGCACAACCGATGCAATTGTGGAAAACATGCATCAGTAATTTTGTATTCTAAGCACTTTCAATCATCAATAAAAAAATAAAATGGATTTTAAAATGAATCGACGAAAAGCAATTCAGTACATGGCCGCAACGGCAATGGTAACGGCGATTAGCGCAAATCCTCTTGCAGCTAGTCAGGACGGGAAAGAAGATGTGAAGATCGACGGAGGGTGGCAGTACAAGGAGATGGAATATGAAAAACATGTCCCCGAGGTCAGTGTTGTCCGGGATGGTGACGCTGCCGCCATCACCGTTCAAGTCAAGCACCCCCAGGGAGAATTTCACCACATCAGCACGTTTAAGATCTACAGCGAAAATCGAATTGAGATCACCCGCTGTGACCTGAATCCAACGCAATCTGTTCCAAAGGCGACTTTTAATCTAAACGTCAAACCCGGCACGGCCCTGATCGCCACGACAGACTGCAATATTCATGGTATCTGGATGAAGCCGTTTACGGCATAGTAAAGAAATTTTGCATCCTGGTTTATGGTTTCCGGCCAGACGTTCGGCATATGTGATATACGCCTTGGCATGGCCGGAAACCATGCAATTGAACCTTATCTATTTATCCTTTGCCCAGACGGAAATAATCGGCTGAAACGGACCGAATTTATGCTGTTCCTGGGAAAACGTGTCAGGATACGGCGGATAGGGGCAATCCACAGGCTTCTTGCTCAAGTCGGGATAATCTTTTTCAAGGTTCGCCATCTGGGGACGGGGCATAGAATTGACGTAAGCTGCGACATCGTAAGCATCTTCCATGGATAGCACCGGATGATCCCACTCTGTGCCCAGCGGCATATTGGATTGTAAAAAGGGCGCAAGGGTCAAAAGGCGGTTGGCCCCGGCACCGTTGTTGTAGCTGCCGACATTCCATACAGCGGGTGTAATAAAGGCCCCGGCATCGGCTTCCAAGTTATCGTTTGCGGCAAAACCTGTGCCGGTGCTGCCATGACACGATTGACAGAATGTGCCGTACCTCATGCGCCCTGTTTCCAGATCGGCCTTGCGCTCAGGGGGTGTAAACGGTGAGTTACCCAGCACAGCCGTCTCCTTTGGCGTCCCTTCGGAAAGCCAGTCAAGATACGCAATGATGGCGTTCATTTCCCGGCTCTCCTCGGGCAGTGGCTTTCCATTCATGCTGCGCTGAAAACAGCCGTTAACCCGTTTTTTTAGCCCCTGCACCTGATTCTCTCGGCCGCGATATTTTGGATAGGCCTTGGATACGCCCACCCATGACAACCCATACATTTTAGTTCCTTCTTCCTGATGGCAATTGGTGCACGTCAGATGGTTGCCCACATAGTGCTTGCCGGCATCATCGGTGCTGCGGCCAAGCATGCGAAAGGTATCAGTCGCCAGGGCATAGCCGTATTGCACAAGTTCGCCCTGGGCGTCATCATCGATGGTCGTCATATCCGGCGCAAGTGGCCCGTTGACCGTTTCACCGGTCTTGGGCAAATCTGCCCGGGTTATTGTTTCATCGGCCAGGGTCGTCAAAAAACGAATCAAGCGGTCGTTTTCTTTTTTGGTGAGTTGACGGTTCAATTGAATGTTTCCCATCAGATCCACCGCTTCTGCAATGGTTTCCACCCCGCCGTCATGAAAATAAGGCGGCGTGAGCGTGGTATTTCTAAGCATGGGCACCTTGAAGACATAAAGGTCCTTGTCATTTTTGGTTACATCGTAGCGGCCTTTGTCGTTATAATTGGGATATTCATAAAAAATACCAATTTTCTGGAACATTGCCCCGCCAAGTACCGGACCGCTATGGCACTGGATGCAGCCCACATCCATAAATATATGCATCCCTTCTTTTTCACGCGGTGTCAGGGCATCCGCGTCCCCTGCGATAAACCGATCGATGCGGCCGCGGGAAATAAGTGTTCGTTCAAAGGCGGCAACCGCTTCACTAAAATTGTCGTAAGTCAACGGATCATCCTGGCCGGGAAACGCATTTTCGAATTCGTTCGCGTATCCGGCCGCCTTCAAGCGTTCTATAACCTTTTCCGAACTGGGCATACCCATTTCAACCGGATTGAGCACCGGACCTTTGGCTTGATCGGCCAAATCCGGAGAACGACCGTCCCAAAACTGGGCTATCTGAAATCCGGCATTCAATGTCGTCGGATCGTTCCGGGTACCGTTCTTCCCCAAAGCACCCAAACCGGTCTTACGATTATCGGCCCCGGCACCCATATTATCAATAGGATGACAATCATTACAGGACTGGGTCTTGTTTATGGAGAGTGCTTCTTCAAAATAGAGTTTTTTCCCCAACGCCACCCGTACCGGGGTATCGTTTTCACTGCCGGGCATCTTCCCAGGCAATTCTCCAATAAGGTACCTTGCCTGCATGAGCAGCACACCCTCCGGCGTTCCAGGTTCTGCCGTTAGCACATGTTGCGCGGTCTCAAGAATCGCCGTATTTTTTGATCCGTTGTGCATGGTTTGGCAACCTATCGCCGCCGCCAAAGTGAGGACCACTCCCCCTAACATCAAATAAGCCGGCCTTACCTTTAGCATTTTCATTTTTCAGTCGCTCCTTTCATGGTTAGAAAATTTCAGATCAGAAGGCTGAGATCTCTTCTTAATCAATGGAAATAATGAAAACTATAGTTAAGCGGTTTATAGAAAATTGAAACAACCGTTGAACACGAAATTTTCAGGATGATAGGATATTGGCAGCCTTTTTGTCAAGAAAAGCATGATGGCTAACAAAAGATTAGGAAATGAGTGGGTAATTCATACCATCAATGTGAGTATTACAAAAATAAAGATGGCAAAATATTTTTCCGATGATGTGGCTTGGACATTGAAAGTTTAGAAAAGAATAATCATGAAAAAAGCCAAGATGACAGGCATTTTTTTATCATGTTCAATCTCCTAAATTCCGACAAATAAATTGAGAGACTTGGGTACCTATAGAGAAATTGATGCGTTTTAGACGGGCAGTCATGTCGGACCGCCCAGTGTGATTACATGGACAATAGATATGCCCGATGAATCCAATTGTCGCCTTCTTCTTCGCTAAGGTCCTCGAGACTATCGCGCTGCAGGCAGATGAATTCCATGGAATATTGTTTTATGTACGCGTCAGCATCGAGATTTTTTTCTTTGCTGAGTTTATTGAAAATCATAACTTGAATACGGTTTAACTTCATAATTTTTTTACTTTATATATCAAGGCTTATTGACGTGATTCTTGAAAGCGCTTGGCTTTGGCAATCAAAGCGGGTGCCCAACCGGTGGAACCAAGGGCATGGATGTGGGTGTAGGTGCCAAAGGTATTGTCTTTGAAAAATCCGTCTCTTTTTTCAAGAATCCCCTTACCCCGGACCATTCTAAATGCCATGTCAGTATCATCATAATCAATGGACAGCACTTTAGAGTAGCGGAATTCGTGGCCGCGCAGCACATCGCCTAAAGCGTAAAACGGATTGTCATTGACGACTTCAACTTCAGTGTATCCATGGCCCTGGGGGAGTTTGGACAGGCCAAAGCGTAGTGGCAAAATACCGGTCATGGGGTAAACGTTGTCATCAAGACAAATACTTTCCCCAAGAAAAATCAAGCCGCCGCATTCGGCGTAAATGGGCAGCCCCCCGCGGGACAACGCCTTTAAATTATCCCTGAATTCCTGATTGGCAGACAACTGTGTTGCATGGGTTTCAGGAAAACCTCCGCCCATGTAAATGGCATCAACTTCGGGGATGTCAGACTGGGACAAAGGACTGATAAATTCGATCCTGGCCCCTAGCTTTTCCAAGGCTTCAATATTATCCGGATAGTAGAACTGGAATGCCGAATCACGAACAACACCAATGGTAACACCGTCGTTATCCATTGCCGGATGAGAATTGTCTGCCGTATTTACTTGCGGAACAGTATTTCGAGCGAAACCTGCATCAATAATCGGCGAGCCCTGCCCCTTCTTGAACGAGGTGACAACCTGGAACAACCGATCAAGATCAATATTGTCCAAGGCCACCTGCCTGGCCCGGGTCAAAGAGAGATCACTTTCTCCGTGTTCCTCGGACGTGACAAGTCCCATATGACGTTCCGGGAAATCTTCCTGCTTTAGCTTTGGTACGGCACCAAGCACCGGAATATTGCAGAACCGTTCAATGTTGGCCCGAACTTTTCCCTCGTGGCGTTTTCCTGCCAGGCGGTTGAGAATAACACCGCAGATATTAATATCAGGGTCAAACTGCATACAGCCCATGAGCACCGCCGCCATGGTCCGGGTGGATTTCGTGCAGTCCAGTACCAGAACAACCGGCAGATCCAGCAGTTTGGCAAGTTCACTTGTGGATGTGGTTCCCTCAAGGTCAATGCCGTCAAAAAGGCCACGGTTGCCTTCAACTAAGGAAACATCACAGGATTTGGAATGGATATGATAGGAGTTTTGAACGACGGACTGGGCGCACAGGTAAGTATCAAGATTATAGCAGGGGCGACCGGCTGCCCGTGATAGCCAGCCGGCGTCAATATAGTCAGGACCCTTTTTAAAGGGGGCCACTGTTATATTCTGGGCTCTCCATGCGGCAGTTATCCCGAGGGATATTATTGTCTTGCCTGAACCACCCCTGAGTCCGGCAATGACAACTCCAGGGACTTTTTCCCAACTAACAGTCATGAATTAAGCGCAACAAATTTCTATGCTTCGCCCTCGGAGGCATGCTGGATACCGGCACCCTTCAGACCGTACATAGTGGTGGATCCGGAAGACCAGAATTCGAGGACTTCGGTTTCTACCATTTTATTAATAACTTTTTTAATTTCCCGGGGTTTATCATCGGGGAAAAGAGCATAAAAATCTTTAATATAAAATTTGGTCTTTGATTTAGACTTTTTTGTAAGCCAGTCAACAACAACTTTCTTGGCTGCTTCTGCATCCTGTAAAAGTTCGCTTGCCATGTTAGACTCCTTTCGGTTGAAAGGGATGAACCGGAGAACAAATTGCACTCCGGTCCATCCAATATTAAATAATGTTCAAATCTCTAATTTTAAATTAGAATTTGAACTGAGTGGACTGACGCCAACTCATGTAAGCCTGCTGACGGAAATCGTCAATCAGGTGGTGGGTGAAGTCAAGTTCACAAGCTTCAAAGAATTTTTCCCATCCAATTCTCTCGGCCCAGTCACCCAGACGTTCGTATTTGTTGGCGCCGTTTGAGTAGGCGTTAACAATCTTTTTGATGGCGTCGGTCATGGACGGCCAGCGGGGCATTTCGTTGGGCAGGAAGGCCACAACAACCTTGGAGAATTTCGGATCGGAGATACGGTTGGACACTTTACCACCAGCCATAAGAACAATACCGTCACCTTCGGTGTCAGCAAGCGGCATGGAGGGGCACATGGTGTAGCAGTTACCGCAGTACATGCAGCGTTCGTTTTTAACCTCAACTGATTTTACTTCAGTACCGTTCGCCAGAACCTTTTTTGCAGGTTTGATAGCTGCGGTGGGGCAGGCGGAAACAGCCAAGGGGATTTCGCAAACCTTGTCCAGGTATTCATGGTCAAGCATTGGCGGTTTTCTGTGGTAACCGAGGATGGCGATATCAGAGCAGTGAACCGCACCACACATGTTCAGGCAGCAAGCCATGGAAACACGAAGCTGAGCGGGCATTCTCATCTGTTGGAAATCGTCAAACAGAGCGTCCATGGTAACCTTTACGGTACCGGAAGCATCAGTAGCAGGGGTATGGCAGTGAATCCAGCCCTGGGTATGAACGATGTTGGTTACGCCGGCACCGGTGCCGCCGATGGGGAACTTAAAGGAACCGCCGGGGAACTTTCTGGAGGCCAGATCGTTTTTCAGGGGCTCTACTTTGTCCTTGGAGTCAACCATGAATTCAACGTTGTTACGGGTGGTAAAACGAACATATCCGTCACAATGTTTGTCGGCAATCTCACAAATTTCATTGATGTGAGTTGTGGACATCAGACGAGCGCCGCCAACTCTTACGGTATATACTTCATCTCCGGAATCGGCAACGTGAACCAGTACGCCGGGTTCCAGGATTTCATGATGAGACCATTTACCTTTGTTCTTTGCGATAACAGGAGGATAGAAGTCGTTAAAGTCTCTGGGACCGATGTCGGTGATTCTATTTTCCATCGGTTTCTCGGGATTATACCCTGTAGAAATAAATGCCATTATATATCTCCCTTATTTATCTTAAGTGATGTTTTCTGTATTCGTCAACGTCACGTTCCCAGCCGCCCTCTAC
This window contains:
- a CDS encoding DUF3365 domain-containing protein; protein product: MPPKPVKQSHISLRLKFIFGLVFFVTALGLCISVIMYFHYNAIMQSEISQRSRMLLAQSDAVQSYVKSVLRPRMFDTLLKGDFILEAMSSSYISRQIMGRLGNEDAENYHYRRVSRNPRNPASTPDEFEAGLIQTFNQDKTLRFWEDTTLVNGREYHLVARPVTYTQSCLQCHGDPADAPEELIDIYGSTSGFHYQEGEVGGVVVAGFPVEMIKSPARELTLQYLSLYLLGIFFFVALVSLFFDKLVMKNLKMLPRIFETRFSGERELSIIKGLGRKDEIEGLMESVDELAGCLSEARNELEDYAQNLEKMVEERTRALDAKATRHLADMRLFVSLLSRFATAKDNRQLIKGLLESVGSRYNAKQAVYYCTVSSEDSFAWKASDRIPVLKDEIKDLLWQDNVLFTNTQLYIPVKAQESHWGILTLIWDKAPAPGELNTDILLALGQQMAILIENIYAFLHIRLQHDMLQLVFNGISDPLLLIDETCRIIVANHGAKRLLPQENKMDQRQTLQQFLCAGTHNTPGILDRLLQTRQSVKDEIQTTDNRYFDVDLYPLGGQEGSTRMVLYAREITQEKEMLARMQQAERLSAIGKMAAGVAHEINNPLGVIQIYADLVKDAVSNEETVRDVEVILKHTHTAKKVVQNLLNLSRPPQTLAGICDLNAVILSEMDMFSSQAAGRGLTIETALCPEQALVGCDAAIAGQILTNLWLNAMDALKETGSKIMIATRIETPGWVRMIMADDGSGISDEILPVIFDPFFTTKEVGKGTGLGLSVIYGFITELGGRIKVENKPLTKFCLDIPAPLDTSPTIETNNLPSDKDS
- a CDS encoding sigma-54 dependent transcriptional regulator, encoding MTAFCILVVDDDEDFLSGIIRQLRKKFDRFSIKGASSGEQALTVIEETEVGVMLSDLRMPGMTGHELLEKAIGLNPFLCAVMITGYATVEAAVLALKSGAWDFVTKPLDQTALFHTVEKAVAHYELARENKRLKAMVSELSPKQGPGWDSPRMKQLVEKISAIAVTDYTVLITGESGVGKEFIAREIHRLSGRASQACHCLNCPAIPEPLLESELFGHVKGAFTGAERNREGFFMAADKGTLIMDEIGDITLPIQAKLLKFLQDKEVKPVGASTSKVTDVRIIALTNQNLEKKIAGNSFRQDLYYRLNVLSLKVPPLRERREDIPVLARKFMNRTCREMNIDPMQIDPAALAYLARQPWPGNVRELLNTMRRLTVFSNGKTIDLKLIQTVNDDLADPAIKSQEAVRGMCYKDAKKEAMDIFSREYLTCLFKETRGNISEASRRSGLERASIQKIIKRLDLDMSRFRE
- a CDS encoding OsmC family protein; this translates as MEISGKKIGKLAFEINQDSYTYTLDAPESVGGEGKGPSPKGLLLSSLIGCTGIDVAMILGKMRVEVQDLEITAQTELTDQQPSVFKEITLSYHITGDDKDAKKIKRAVSMSMGTYCGVSAMLEKHSPITPKIYLNGQEI
- a CDS encoding SMP-30/gluconolactonase/LRE family protein, with protein sequence MLSLDMVTGELSVFAESINGADGLAMDAHGYLWVAANQADKIVMLEPSEKVHGNLGMPGRVNEDGSHSGLLFPASLIIADETIYVTNLALSLTPAEGDEVEEAVSKYTISTIKIPTHK
- a CDS encoding desulfoferrodoxin family protein; this translates as MNRRKAIQYMAATAMVTAISANPLAASQDGKEDVKIDGGWQYKEMEYEKHVPEVSVVRDGDAAAITVQVKHPQGEFHHISTFKIYSENRIEITRCDLNPTQSVPKATFNLNVKPGTALIATTDCNIHGIWMKPFTA
- a CDS encoding cytochrome c peroxidase, yielding MHNGSKNTAILETAQHVLTAEPGTPEGVLLMQARYLIGELPGKMPGSENDTPVRVALGKKLYFEEALSINKTQSCNDCHPIDNMGAGADNRKTGLGALGKNGTRNDPTTLNAGFQIAQFWDGRSPDLADQAKGPVLNPVEMGMPSSEKVIERLKAAGYANEFENAFPGQDDPLTYDNFSEAVAAFERTLISRGRIDRFIAGDADALTPREKEGMHIFMDVGCIQCHSGPVLGGAMFQKIGIFYEYPNYNDKGRYDVTKNDKDLYVFKVPMLRNTTLTPPYFHDGGVETIAEAVDLMGNIQLNRQLTKKENDRLIRFLTTLADETITRADLPKTGETVNGPLAPDMTTIDDDAQGELVQYGYALATDTFRMLGRSTDDAGKHYVGNHLTCTNCHQEEGTKMYGLSWVGVSKAYPKYRGRENQVQGLKKRVNGCFQRSMNGKPLPEESREMNAIIAYLDWLSEGTPKETAVLGNSPFTPPERKADLETGRMRYGTFCQSCHGSTGTGFAANDNLEADAGAFITPAVWNVGSYNNGAGANRLLTLAPFLQSNMPLGTEWDHPVLSMEDAYDVAAYVNSMPRPQMANLEKDYPDLSKKPVDCPYPPYPDTFSQEQHKFGPFQPIISVWAKDK
- a CDS encoding cobyrinate a,c-diamide synthase, which produces MTVSWEKVPGVVIAGLRGGSGKTIISLGITAAWRAQNITVAPFKKGPDYIDAGWLSRAAGRPCYNLDTYLCAQSVVQNSYHIHSKSCDVSLVEGNRGLFDGIDLEGTTSTSELAKLLDLPVVLVLDCTKSTRTMAAVLMGCMQFDPDINICGVILNRLAGKRHEGKVRANIERFCNIPVLGAVPKLKQEDFPERHMGLVTSEEHGESDLSLTRARQVALDNIDLDRLFQVVTSFKKGQGSPIIDAGFARNTVPQVNTADNSHPAMDNDGVTIGVVRDSAFQFYYPDNIEALEKLGARIEFISPLSQSDIPEVDAIYMGGGFPETHATQLSANQEFRDNLKALSRGGLPIYAECGGLIFLGESICLDDNVYPMTGILPLRFGLSKLPQGHGYTEVEVVNDNPFYALGDVLRGHEFRYSKVLSIDYDDTDMAFRMVRGKGILEKRDGFFKDNTFGTYTHIHALGSTGWAPALIAKAKRFQESRQ
- a CDS encoding dissimilatory sulfite reductase D family protein, producing the protein MASELLQDAEAAKKVVVDWLTKKSKSKTKFYIKDFYALFPDDKPREIKKVINKMVETEVLEFWSSGSTTMYGLKGAGIQHASEGEA